From Domibacillus sp. DTU_2020_1001157_1_SI_ALB_TIR_016, a single genomic window includes:
- a CDS encoding D-alanyl-D-alanine carboxypeptidase family protein yields MKKKRLFAFILLLALSVMPTAARAEPSLSAQSAVLMDMESGRVLAQKDAHVRRPIASITKIMTALLAVESGRLNEKVAISDRARQVEGSSLYLEKGDKLTLEELVYGLMLRSGNDAAIAISEYVGGTPEKFAALMNKRAKEIGMKNTSFMNPHGLHDPAHYSSAYDMALLTSEAMKNSSYRKIVSTDLYRTKSKPIRVWENKHRLVRSGGIITGGKTGFTKKAGRTLVTTAKKDGMSLAVVTLNAPGDWLDHTSLFDYGFDSYSQTMIVGKTPFTVPGEKQLYYAKKQVRYPMTPDEKKSAYIRLVVGSGQTGKAELWIGNEKQTSITVYKTKERAATSLWAKLKKELMAW; encoded by the coding sequence ATGAAAAAAAAGAGGCTGTTCGCTTTCATCCTGCTCCTGGCACTTTCTGTTATGCCGACAGCTGCAAGAGCAGAACCATCTCTTTCTGCTCAAAGTGCCGTGCTGATGGACATGGAAAGCGGGCGGGTTTTAGCCCAAAAAGATGCACATGTGCGCCGGCCGATTGCGAGCATTACCAAAATTATGACCGCGCTGCTTGCAGTAGAATCCGGACGGCTGAATGAAAAAGTGGCCATCAGCGATCGCGCCCGCCAAGTAGAAGGGTCTAGTCTTTACTTAGAAAAAGGGGACAAGTTGACACTGGAGGAACTCGTATACGGATTAATGCTTCGTTCTGGAAATGATGCTGCCATTGCAATCAGTGAATACGTTGGGGGCACACCAGAAAAATTTGCTGCTTTAATGAACAAAAGGGCGAAAGAAATCGGAATGAAGAACACTTCTTTTATGAACCCGCATGGACTGCACGATCCGGCCCACTATTCATCCGCTTATGATATGGCGCTGCTAACATCAGAAGCGATGAAAAACAGCTCGTACCGGAAAATTGTTTCAACTGATTTGTACAGAACAAAAAGCAAGCCGATTCGTGTTTGGGAAAACAAACACCGGCTTGTCCGGAGCGGAGGCATCATTACGGGAGGCAAAACAGGCTTTACGAAAAAGGCAGGCCGTACACTGGTCACAACAGCCAAAAAGGATGGCATGTCTTTAGCGGTCGTGACACTGAATGCACCGGGTGACTGGCTTGACCATACGTCTCTTTTTGATTATGGCTTCGATTCGTACAGCCAAACCATGATTGTCGGCAAAACGCCTTTTACTGTTCCAGGAGAAAAACAGTTGTATTATGCCAAAAAACAGGTCCGCTATCCCATGACACCTGACGAAAAAAAGTCTGCTTATATTCGGCTGGTCGTAGGGTCTGGCCAAACTGGAAAAGCAGAGTTATGGATTGGGAACGAAAAACAAACATCGATCACGGTTTATAAAACAAAAGAACGGGCGGCCACATCTCTATGGGCAAAGCTGAAAAAGGAGCTGATGGCATGGTAA
- a CDS encoding nucleoside recognition domain-containing protein, which yields MVSVAFAFLILAGFLFAAINGTMAEVNEALFASMGQSIELAISLAGILLFWTGVMKTAEAAGMVKGLADAVQPLLARLFPEIPAGHVVFGYIASNMAANFFGLGNAATPIGLKAMRELKKLSGDEDKASRSMITFLALNTAAITLIPTTVIAIGMKNGASDPTDIIIPALAATILSFFFAIVLDRYYAFRRRR from the coding sequence ATGGTAAGCGTCGCTTTTGCTTTTTTAATCCTGGCCGGGTTTCTTTTTGCAGCCATTAACGGAACGATGGCCGAGGTGAATGAGGCCTTGTTCGCGTCCATGGGGCAATCCATTGAATTGGCGATTTCACTCGCCGGAATTCTTTTGTTTTGGACGGGCGTGATGAAAACAGCCGAAGCCGCTGGTATGGTAAAAGGACTGGCGGATGCAGTCCAGCCGCTTTTAGCCCGGCTTTTCCCGGAAATACCGGCTGGACATGTTGTATTTGGCTATATTGCCTCGAATATGGCCGCCAATTTTTTTGGGCTCGGTAATGCAGCCACACCGATCGGTCTTAAAGCGATGCGGGAGCTGAAAAAGCTGAGTGGGGACGAGGACAAAGCAAGCCGCTCGATGATTACCTTTTTAGCGCTTAATACAGCGGCGATTACACTTATCCCTACCACTGTGATCGCTATTGGAATGAAAAATGGAGCATCAGATCCAACGGATATTATTATACCGGCCCTGGCTGCGACTATTTTGTCTTTTTTCTTTGCCATTGTGCTTGACCGTTACTACGCTTTCAGAAGGAGACGATAA
- a CDS encoding spore maturation protein, with product MAVWLVPAIVAVVIGVGIFKKVNIYETLTDGAKEGMQTWVSIVPHLVIMMAAVTIFRASGAAGELASWLAPLLSLVGIPADVVPLALMRPISGTATLAMLDQIMQEHGADSYIAKLAAIMQGSTDTTLYVLAVYFGAVGIKKTGDALKIGLLADAAAFFFSVLAATWLL from the coding sequence ATGGCTGTTTGGCTTGTGCCGGCTATTGTAGCAGTGGTAATTGGCGTAGGGATCTTTAAAAAAGTAAATATTTATGAAACACTGACAGACGGAGCAAAAGAAGGCATGCAGACATGGGTGTCCATCGTTCCGCATCTTGTCATTATGATGGCGGCTGTGACGATATTCCGCGCTTCCGGTGCTGCCGGTGAGCTGGCCTCATGGCTTGCGCCGCTGCTTTCGCTGGTCGGTATTCCAGCTGATGTGGTACCCCTGGCCCTTATGCGTCCGATTTCCGGCACGGCGACACTAGCCATGCTGGATCAGATTATGCAGGAGCATGGAGCAGATTCGTACATTGCAAAGCTGGCAGCGATTATGCAGGGCAGCACAGACACCACTCTTTATGTGCTGGCTGTCTACTTTGGGGCTGTCGGAATCAAGAAAACCGGTGATGCGTTGAAAATTGGCCTGCTTGCGGATGCGGCTGCGTTTTTCTTTTCCGTTCTTGCAGCAACCTGGCTTCTGTAG
- a CDS encoding pseudouridine synthase: MERLQKVIAQAGIASRRKAEQLILEGKVTVNGKKVTELGTKVGLNDDVRVEGVPLERERKVYYLFYKPRGVISAVTDDKGRKTVVDFFPGVEERIFPVGRLDYDTSGLLLLTNDGEFANLMTHPRYEMDKTYIAKTEGIVQRHLLKRLMSGIKLEDGMTAPAKIKELSIDRKKNRSLLEITIHEGRNRQVRRMFEAIGHPVQKLRRDRFAHLTLHGLNAGEYRELTAHEVKQLRTLAETGSLR; encoded by the coding sequence ATGGAACGATTGCAAAAAGTAATTGCGCAGGCGGGAATCGCATCGCGCAGAAAAGCGGAACAGCTTATTCTGGAAGGGAAAGTAACGGTTAACGGAAAGAAAGTAACCGAGCTCGGCACAAAAGTAGGATTAAACGATGATGTGCGGGTAGAAGGCGTGCCGCTTGAGCGGGAAAGAAAAGTGTATTACTTGTTTTATAAGCCGCGCGGTGTTATTTCAGCCGTAACAGATGATAAAGGAAGAAAAACGGTTGTGGACTTTTTCCCTGGAGTAGAGGAACGCATTTTTCCGGTGGGGCGCCTTGACTACGATACATCGGGGCTTTTGCTGCTCACAAATGATGGTGAATTTGCCAACTTAATGACGCACCCGCGCTATGAAATGGATAAAACCTATATTGCCAAAACAGAAGGCATCGTGCAGCGCCACCTGTTAAAACGGCTTATGAGCGGTATCAAGTTAGAGGACGGAATGACGGCGCCGGCAAAAATAAAAGAGCTGTCAATTGACCGGAAGAAAAACCGTTCCCTGCTCGAAATTACCATTCACGAAGGACGCAACCGGCAGGTACGCCGCATGTTTGAAGCGATCGGGCATCCGGTGCAAAAGCTTCGCCGGGATCGTTTTGCTCATCTGACGCTGCATGGCTTAAATGCGGGCGAATATCGCGAGCTGACGGCCCATGAGGTGAAACAGCTGCGTACGCTGGCTGAAACAGGTTCTCTCCGCTAA
- the resA gene encoding thiol-disulfide oxidoreductase ResA, which yields MEKKKKRLVIRTAILAVLAGLVMYTLYTNLTKESRGSLEEGDEAPDFVLRDVSGQTHQLSDYEGKGVFLNFWGTWCEPCKKEMPYMEKLAKEYKGQVEVLAVNVGESDFQVENFAKQYGLTFPIAIDEGKEVMDTYGVDPLPTTFMIKPDGTIDQIVIGGLVQEDQLRALFERVKPSS from the coding sequence ATGGAGAAAAAGAAAAAACGACTCGTTATACGAACCGCTATTTTAGCGGTTTTGGCTGGACTGGTTATGTATACGCTTTATACGAACTTAACGAAAGAATCCCGCGGCAGTCTGGAAGAAGGGGATGAAGCTCCGGATTTTGTACTGAGGGATGTAAGCGGTCAAACGCATCAGCTTTCCGACTACGAAGGAAAAGGCGTGTTTTTGAACTTCTGGGGTACTTGGTGTGAACCGTGCAAAAAAGAAATGCCGTACATGGAAAAACTGGCAAAAGAGTATAAGGGCCAGGTAGAGGTTTTAGCGGTAAATGTAGGCGAATCGGATTTTCAAGTTGAGAACTTCGCCAAGCAGTACGGTTTAACATTCCCAATCGCGATTGATGAGGGAAAAGAAGTGATGGATACGTACGGGGTTGACCCGCTTCCGACAACATTTATGATTAAGCCGGATGGCACAATTGATCAAATTGTCATCGGCGGCCTTGTTCAGGAAGATCAGCTGCGTGCACTGTTTGAACGGGTAAAACCATCATCGTAA
- a CDS encoding cytochrome c biogenesis protein ResB: MGKVKCECGRLNPAGTILCESCGRALTEKAKQDKLVDMRYEGSARRSQTYNKTLIDKVWNFFSSVKVGIWIIVLLLVAASFGTILPQEFYIPSNVSAETYYEDVYGTFGKLYYEIGFHDLYNSVWFSALVAALGVSLVIASLDRVVPLYRALKNQRVDRHETFMKKQRLFAQWEGKLEPAEWEKIKEALIKKRYNVRTENGALLAEKNRFTRWGPYVNHVGLIIFLLGALLRSVPGMYVDELLWIREGETLQVPGTNGEYYVKNNGFTLQNYKAGEDPEVFDEAINRVGTVAKNYQTDAVLYRNKNNELPGAGPELTKVQEDSIQVNQPMKFGQFAVYQTSFRQDEMKAMHFALTNKETGEEFGEVVIDLFDQQAAYDLGSGYKVELLGYYPDFDGFTKEGEPTSKSPLPNNPAFLFNMITPETPDGEVSFAQIRNTMEPLGETTFKMAFKSLDTRDVSALTIRKDLTLPILAAGGIIFMIGVIQGSYWNHRRLWIREKNGRVYAAGHTNKNWHGLKREIHSVLEGTSVPELEDRQKE; encoded by the coding sequence ATGGGGAAAGTGAAGTGTGAATGCGGCCGTCTAAACCCGGCCGGTACGATTTTGTGTGAATCGTGCGGGCGTGCACTGACGGAAAAAGCAAAGCAGGACAAGCTTGTGGACATGCGCTATGAGGGAAGCGCACGCCGTTCACAAACCTATAACAAAACACTGATTGATAAAGTCTGGAATTTCTTTTCCTCCGTAAAAGTAGGCATCTGGATTATTGTACTGCTGCTCGTAGCGGCTTCATTCGGCACGATCTTGCCGCAGGAGTTTTACATTCCATCCAACGTTTCTGCTGAGACCTATTATGAGGATGTATACGGCACATTCGGCAAGCTCTATTACGAGATCGGTTTTCATGATTTATATAATTCCGTCTGGTTTAGCGCGCTTGTTGCCGCGCTCGGCGTGTCGCTTGTGATTGCCAGCCTCGACCGCGTGGTTCCCTTGTATCGTGCACTGAAAAACCAGCGCGTCGACCGACATGAAACGTTTATGAAAAAGCAGCGCCTTTTTGCCCAGTGGGAGGGTAAGCTTGAGCCTGCAGAGTGGGAAAAGATAAAAGAAGCCCTGATAAAAAAGAGGTATAACGTCCGCACAGAAAACGGGGCTCTTTTAGCGGAGAAAAATCGCTTTACAAGATGGGGGCCTTATGTGAATCACGTTGGGCTCATCATTTTTCTGCTTGGTGCGCTTCTTCGTTCGGTACCCGGAATGTACGTAGATGAGCTGCTTTGGATTCGAGAAGGAGAAACCCTTCAAGTTCCCGGCACAAACGGAGAATATTATGTGAAAAATAACGGGTTTACTCTCCAAAATTACAAAGCAGGTGAAGACCCGGAAGTATTTGATGAAGCGATTAACCGTGTTGGAACCGTTGCAAAAAATTATCAGACGGATGCCGTATTGTACCGAAATAAAAACAATGAGCTTCCCGGGGCGGGGCCCGAGCTGACAAAGGTGCAGGAGGACTCAATCCAGGTCAATCAGCCAATGAAGTTCGGCCAGTTTGCCGTTTATCAAACGAGCTTCCGTCAGGATGAGATGAAGGCCATGCACTTTGCCCTTACAAACAAAGAAACGGGAGAAGAGTTCGGGGAAGTGGTCATTGATTTGTTTGACCAGCAGGCCGCGTATGACCTTGGCAGCGGATATAAAGTGGAACTGCTTGGCTATTATCCGGATTTTGACGGATTTACAAAAGAAGGGGAACCGACCTCAAAATCACCGCTGCCGAACAATCCGGCGTTTTTATTTAATATGATTACACCAGAGACGCCAGATGGTGAGGTGAGCTTTGCCCAAATCCGTAATACAATGGAGCCGCTCGGTGAAACAACGTTTAAAATGGCGTTTAAGAGCCTGGACACCCGGGATGTTTCAGCCCTGACCATTCGCAAAGACCTAACGCTTCCTATTCTGGCAGCGGGCGGCATTATTTTCATGATCGGTGTGATTCAAGGCTCGTATTGGAATCATCGCCGTCTATGGATTCGGGAAAAGAACGGCCGGGTATATGCAGCTGGCCATACGAATAAAAACTGGCATGGCCTGAAACGGGAAATTCATTCGGTTTTGGAAGGGACAAGCGTTCCGGAGCTGGAAGACAGACAAAAGGAGTAA
- the ccsB gene encoding c-type cytochrome biogenesis protein CcsB, giving the protein MVHLADASSTLLEAAFFFYLAATFLFGGAIRQKGLREGEALNRWGRLGIIVTIIGFAAQLGYFFTRWAAAGHAPVSNLFEFTTFFGMMIVGAFILLFFIYKTTVLGLFALPVAIIIIAYASMFPREINPLIPALQSHWLAIHVTTAAAGQGILAISFIAGIIFLVKNIDQTTSTKKTKWLEAVMFFIVSVIAFILLTTGFAMADYKAEFEYVNKEEQAARQEFTLPALVGPNESTLLTKEKMEPIAHVPAFINAKKLNTVIWSLAGGIVLYVLIRLITRKRVAASLQPLVRQVSSDLLDEISYRSVLIGFPVFALGALIFAMIWAQIAWTRFWGWDPKEVWALITFLFYAAFLHLRLSKGWHGEKSAWLAVVGFGIIMFNLVAVNLVIAGLHSYA; this is encoded by the coding sequence ATGGTCCATTTAGCGGATGCGAGCAGCACGCTGCTTGAAGCGGCTTTTTTCTTTTATTTAGCTGCAACCTTTCTTTTTGGCGGGGCAATCCGTCAAAAAGGTCTTCGTGAAGGGGAAGCGCTGAATCGGTGGGGCAGGCTTGGCATTATCGTAACCATCATTGGGTTCGCGGCACAGCTAGGATACTTTTTTACAAGATGGGCGGCGGCAGGCCATGCACCGGTCAGCAATTTATTTGAATTCACCACTTTCTTCGGGATGATGATTGTGGGCGCCTTTATTCTGCTTTTTTTTATTTACAAAACAACGGTGCTTGGTTTGTTTGCACTGCCGGTGGCGATTATTATTATTGCCTATGCAAGCATGTTTCCAAGGGAAATTAATCCTCTTATTCCAGCACTGCAAAGTCATTGGCTGGCGATTCACGTAACAACGGCGGCAGCGGGGCAGGGGATCCTTGCCATCAGCTTTATTGCAGGGATAATCTTTCTCGTGAAAAATATTGATCAGACAACAAGCACGAAAAAAACAAAGTGGCTGGAAGCTGTCATGTTTTTTATCGTTTCAGTGATTGCGTTTATTTTGCTTACCACCGGTTTTGCCATGGCGGATTACAAAGCAGAATTTGAGTATGTAAATAAGGAAGAGCAGGCAGCCAGGCAGGAATTTACCCTGCCGGCGCTTGTAGGGCCGAATGAAAGTACTCTTCTCACGAAAGAAAAAATGGAGCCAATCGCCCATGTGCCGGCGTTTATTAATGCGAAAAAGCTGAATACCGTAATTTGGTCGCTTGCCGGCGGTATTGTCTTATATGTGCTGATTCGCTTGATCACCCGAAAACGGGTGGCTGCTTCTTTACAGCCGCTTGTTCGACAGGTAAGCTCGGATTTACTGGATGAAATCAGTTACCGGTCTGTTTTAATTGGTTTTCCGGTGTTTGCACTCGGTGCACTTATTTTCGCCATGATCTGGGCACAGATTGCCTGGACGCGCTTTTGGGGCTGGGACCCAAAAGAAGTATGGGCGCTTATTACCTTCCTGTTCTATGCCGCTTTTTTGCATTTACGTTTGTCCAAAGGCTGGCATGGAGAGAAATCAGCCTGGCTTGCTGTTGTAGGCTTTGGCATTATTATGTTTAATCTTGTAGCGGTGAACCTTGTGATTGCAGGGCTTCACTCTTACGCATAA
- a CDS encoding response regulator transcription factor, with amino-acid sequence MEKEMSILVVDDEERIRRLLRMYLERENYAIDEAENGEEALEKALQNDYDCILLDLMMPGKDGIEVCRELRVAKATPVIMLTAKGEEANRVQGFEVGTDDYIVKPFSPREVVLRVKALLRRSSPTTYLHTDTKSKDLIVYNHLTIDNDAHRVTADHAEVSLTPKEYELLYFLAKAPDKVFDREHLLKEVWHYEFFGDLRTVDTHVKRLREKLSKVSEEAAKMIVTVWGVGYKFEVGNE; translated from the coding sequence TTGGAAAAAGAAATGAGCATTTTAGTCGTAGATGATGAAGAGCGTATTCGCAGACTGCTGCGGATGTATCTTGAACGAGAAAACTATGCCATCGATGAAGCGGAAAATGGAGAAGAAGCGCTTGAAAAAGCACTTCAAAACGACTATGACTGCATTTTGCTTGATCTGATGATGCCGGGTAAAGACGGCATTGAGGTATGCCGCGAGCTGCGTGTGGCAAAAGCCACTCCGGTGATTATGCTGACGGCAAAAGGAGAAGAAGCAAACCGTGTTCAAGGCTTTGAGGTTGGTACAGATGATTATATTGTGAAGCCGTTTAGTCCCCGTGAAGTTGTGCTGCGGGTGAAAGCGCTCCTGCGCCGGTCCTCTCCAACCACTTATTTACATACGGACACAAAGTCAAAAGACTTGATTGTTTACAACCATTTAACGATCGATAACGATGCGCACCGGGTAACAGCCGATCATGCAGAAGTGAGTTTAACGCCTAAAGAATATGAACTTCTTTATTTTCTGGCAAAAGCCCCGGATAAAGTATTCGACCGTGAGCATTTATTAAAGGAAGTATGGCATTATGAGTTTTTTGGCGATTTAAGAACAGTCGACACCCACGTAAAGCGTCTGCGTGAAAAACTGAGTAAAGTCTCGGAAGAAGCAGCTAAAATGATTGTGACGGTTTGGGGCGTCGGATATAAATTCGAGGTTGGAAATGAATGA
- a CDS encoding ATP-binding protein, whose translation MKIWRSVVGKLWITILLLVSFVLAFLTILLLEFFETYNIAQVEQQLENTAEKIATVIQNYGDEETRLEVAWELVDEPAHIVIAQNEQTFHFSPLEEEESRISQSIITDNPNLAAVFDGEEKVKAEINTAAGADGDRRFENSFIVGVPFKLTNGETGAVFIYQSLEVMKETTEQTTKLILIAAGIAIILTTVFAFFLSSRVTAPLRSMRTAATELSQGHFDTQVPILTNDEIGALATAFNRMAYQLKGNIHALNQEKEQLSSILSSMADGVITLDQDGAVLIKNPPARQFLHDWNFEKKALGIEAETPTLLQNLFQEAVKTETEQEGELTMQGRSYVMIVSPLYNDDSVRGAVTVVRDMTEERRLDKLREDFIANVSHELRTPISMMQGYSEAIVDDIAATEEEKREIAQIIHEESLRMGRLVNELLDLARMQAGHITLHKTDTVLEPFLQRVTNKFQGLAKEKNIVLSAQTNKAETNVSIDEDRIEQVLTNLIDNALRHTPEGGRVTVMHEIKEKVHLIQVQDSGAGIPEEDLPFVFERFYKADKARTRGRSGTGLGLSIAKNIVQAHGGTIKVQSRLGHGTVFFFTLPRQS comes from the coding sequence ATGAAGATATGGAGAAGCGTTGTCGGGAAGCTATGGATCACCATCCTGCTTCTCGTTTCCTTTGTACTGGCTTTTTTAACGATTTTACTGCTGGAGTTCTTCGAGACGTACAATATTGCTCAAGTAGAACAGCAGCTTGAAAATACGGCCGAAAAAATTGCCACGGTTATTCAAAATTACGGTGATGAAGAAACGAGGCTGGAAGTGGCCTGGGAGCTTGTAGATGAACCGGCCCATATTGTCATTGCCCAAAATGAACAAACCTTTCATTTCTCCCCGCTTGAAGAGGAAGAGTCCAGAATCAGCCAGAGCATCATTACGGACAACCCTAATCTGGCAGCTGTTTTCGACGGTGAGGAAAAAGTAAAAGCTGAAATTAATACAGCTGCGGGAGCGGACGGGGACCGCCGCTTTGAAAATTCCTTTATTGTCGGAGTGCCTTTTAAGCTTACAAATGGTGAGACAGGCGCGGTATTTATTTATCAGTCTCTTGAAGTGATGAAAGAAACGACGGAACAGACAACGAAGCTCATTCTGATTGCGGCTGGGATCGCCATTATTTTAACAACCGTGTTTGCGTTTTTTCTTTCCAGCCGTGTTACCGCACCGCTTCGTTCTATGCGTACAGCCGCTACTGAGCTGTCCCAGGGGCATTTTGATACGCAGGTTCCGATTTTAACAAATGATGAAATTGGAGCACTTGCGACTGCTTTTAACCGAATGGCTTATCAGCTGAAGGGAAACATTCATGCACTCAATCAAGAAAAAGAACAGCTGTCGAGCATTTTAAGCTCCATGGCAGATGGTGTGATTACGCTTGATCAGGATGGAGCGGTGTTAATTAAGAACCCGCCGGCCCGGCAGTTTTTGCATGACTGGAATTTTGAAAAAAAAGCACTTGGAATCGAAGCAGAAACGCCGACACTGCTGCAAAATTTATTTCAAGAAGCGGTCAAAACGGAAACAGAGCAGGAAGGCGAATTAACGATGCAGGGCCGTTCCTATGTTATGATAGTCAGCCCGCTTTATAATGATGATTCGGTGCGCGGAGCGGTCACGGTTGTGCGGGATATGACAGAAGAACGCCGCCTGGATAAACTGCGTGAGGACTTTATTGCCAACGTATCTCATGAGCTTCGAACCCCTATTTCGATGATGCAGGGCTACAGCGAGGCCATTGTTGATGATATTGCCGCAACCGAAGAGGAAAAGCGGGAAATTGCCCAAATTATTCATGAAGAATCGCTTCGAATGGGCCGTCTCGTCAATGAACTGCTTGATCTTGCCCGCATGCAGGCAGGGCATATTACGCTTCATAAAACGGATACAGTGCTCGAACCATTTTTACAGCGTGTCACCAACAAGTTCCAGGGACTTGCGAAAGAAAAAAATATCGTCCTTTCTGCACAAACGAATAAAGCAGAAACAAACGTATCCATTGACGAAGACCGGATTGAGCAGGTGCTGACCAACTTGATTGACAACGCTCTTCGCCACACACCGGAGGGCGGACGGGTAACGGTTATGCATGAAATAAAGGAAAAGGTTCATCTTATTCAAGTTCAAGATTCCGGAGCAGGTATACCGGAGGAAGATCTGCCTTTTGTATTCGAGCGGTTTTACAAAGCCGATAAAGCCAGAACGCGCGGAAGAAGCGGGACGGGGCTTGGGCTGTCGATTGCTAAAAACATTGTTCAGGCCCACGGCGGGACAATTAAAGTGCAAAGCCGGCTTGGACATGGCACTGTTTTCTTTTTTACCCTTCCAAGGCAGTCTTGA
- a CDS encoding ECF transporter S component — MKENNVRLFTAVGLLSALAYLLMLLNFPIPPFPGFLMIDFSDIPALIAAIVFGPIAGITVELLKNVINFIMTGSPTGVPVGHVANFAAGISFILPIAFIYQRFQTKKAMPAAILTGVVSMAVIMSILNYFVILPAYTLFLGSPAMSGPEMRQMITTGILPFNFVKGLVVGTAFYAIFFRLQSWTKKTMAA; from the coding sequence ATGAAAGAAAACAATGTACGGTTATTCACGGCGGTTGGTTTATTATCTGCACTTGCTTACCTGCTGATGCTGCTTAATTTCCCGATCCCGCCATTTCCAGGTTTTTTAATGATTGATTTTAGTGATATACCTGCTTTGATTGCTGCTATTGTTTTTGGGCCGATTGCCGGTATTACAGTAGAGCTTCTAAAAAATGTGATTAATTTTATTATGACCGGCAGTCCAACTGGTGTACCTGTTGGTCATGTGGCCAATTTTGCTGCAGGCATATCATTTATTTTACCAATCGCTTTTATTTATCAGCGTTTTCAAACAAAAAAAGCGATGCCGGCTGCTATTTTAACAGGTGTTGTCTCTATGGCAGTCATCATGAGTATCCTCAACTACTTTGTTATTCTGCCTGCTTATACACTGTTTCTTGGTTCTCCGGCCATGAGCGGTCCAGAGATGCGCCAAATGATTACAACGGGCATTCTGCCATTTAACTTCGTAAAAGGACTCGTTGTCGGTACTGCGTTTTACGCGATCTTTTTCCGGCTGCAGAGCTGGACGAAAAAAACGATGGCTGCATAA
- a CDS encoding ferredoxin, translating to MAKYTIVDKDTCIACGACGAAAPDIYDYDDEGIAFVILDENEGTAVVPDVLEEDMQDAFEGCPTDSIKIADEPFEGDALKFE from the coding sequence TTGGCGAAGTATACGATTGTCGATAAAGACACATGTATCGCTTGCGGCGCTTGTGGAGCTGCAGCCCCTGATATCTATGACTATGATGATGAAGGCATTGCATTCGTTATTTTAGACGAGAATGAAGGAACGGCTGTTGTCCCTGACGTTCTTGAAGAAGATATGCAGGACGCGTTCGAAGGCTGCCCGACTGATTCAATTAAAATTGCCGACGAGCCATTTGAAGGCGACGCGTTAAAATTCGAATAA
- a CDS encoding helix-turn-helix domain-containing protein — MECLEAVMLCMLKEVEGERTASSVFHLLKGKKSAQTIQDAHLFKLDKWFQTTPFLTMELFDRMVEGLQASGSLQGERQRLFVTAEGTNKMRAAFEKTGEFPQLSGWKLAGTAPVFFSRLQLAVQVVSHLAYKDRTYYPITRDEGVQQWVKQFVKESGFEKGRLAAELHREIRFVLEEQPEHPDCLLLRFSGYTQTGKTVQQTADILEMEPTEYWFRFLHSLHAVVQTVMEKGSQLPLLKHLLSDITVSIPLTESARKTAAYLHKGKTIEEVAAARRLKKATIEDHVVELALNDPHFSIRPFIDEQKEAEVLKAGGSSGVRQLKPLKDQLPNHSYFEIRLVLAKESGGTI; from the coding sequence TTGGAATGTCTTGAAGCGGTGATGCTTTGTATGCTGAAAGAAGTAGAGGGGGAGCGAACAGCTTCGTCTGTTTTTCATTTGTTAAAAGGAAAAAAGTCGGCCCAGACTATTCAGGATGCCCATTTGTTTAAACTGGACAAATGGTTTCAAACCACACCGTTTCTTACCATGGAGCTGTTTGACCGGATGGTAGAAGGGCTCCAGGCATCCGGCAGTCTCCAGGGTGAGCGGCAGCGCCTGTTTGTCACAGCGGAAGGAACGAATAAAATGAGAGCCGCTTTTGAAAAGACGGGTGAATTTCCTCAGCTGTCAGGCTGGAAGCTGGCAGGCACTGCTCCTGTGTTTTTCAGCCGCCTCCAGCTGGCAGTTCAAGTTGTCTCACACCTTGCTTATAAAGATCGGACATATTATCCCATTACGCGCGACGAAGGCGTACAGCAATGGGTCAAACAATTTGTAAAAGAAAGCGGCTTTGAAAAAGGACGGCTTGCCGCCGAGCTTCACCGGGAAATCCGTTTTGTGCTGGAAGAACAGCCGGAACACCCGGACTGTCTGCTGCTGCGGTTTTCCGGATATACGCAAACAGGCAAAACGGTGCAGCAGACAGCGGACATCCTCGAAATGGAACCGACAGAATACTGGTTTCGCTTTTTACACAGCCTGCACGCTGTTGTACAGACTGTCATGGAAAAAGGCAGCCAGCTTCCTCTTTTAAAGCATCTTTTAAGCGATATCACGGTATCCATCCCTTTAACTGAATCTGCACGGAAAACAGCCGCTTATTTACATAAAGGAAAGACCATTGAAGAAGTGGCGGCTGCAAGAAGATTGAAAAAAGCGACCATCGAAGACCATGTAGTAGAACTGGCTTTAAACGATCCTCACTTTTCCATTCGTCCATTTATTGATGAGCAAAAAGAAGCGGAAGTATTAAAAGCAGGCGGGTCAAGCGGCGTGCGCCAGCTCAAGCCGCTTAAAGATCAATTGCCAAATCATTCGTATTTTGAAATCAGGCTTGTTTTAGCGAAGGAAAGCGGGGGAACAATATGA